A single Dictyoglomus sp. NZ13-RE01 DNA region contains:
- a CDS encoding multidrug ABC transporter ATP-binding protein: MAILEVKNLKKDFGKRLVLKGISLSADLGEIIGLYGPNGSGKTTFLKLIAGLLKPSEGIIKIDGRDVGVYTKSIVSFLPDRNILPLWMSIKDAFHFYKDFFLDFQENKFLDMMNFFNLKEDKKLRELSRGELEKTLLGLGLSRKAKIYLLDEPLGGMDPSTRDKIITTLLRSYREDSLMIISTHLIGEIENIADRTIFISNGEIILDENTENLREKNSKSINDLFKDIF, translated from the coding sequence ATGGCAATTCTTGAGGTTAAAAACCTGAAAAAGGATTTTGGCAAAAGGTTGGTTTTGAAGGGAATATCCTTATCAGCAGATTTAGGTGAGATCATTGGTCTTTATGGTCCAAATGGGAGTGGTAAAACAACCTTCCTAAAGCTAATTGCAGGACTTCTAAAGCCATCGGAGGGGATTATAAAAATAGATGGGAGGGATGTGGGAGTATATACAAAATCAATAGTCTCTTTCTTGCCAGATAGAAACATTCTTCCACTCTGGATGAGTATAAAAGATGCATTCCATTTTTACAAAGACTTTTTCCTGGATTTTCAGGAAAATAAGTTTTTGGACATGATGAATTTCTTTAACTTGAAAGAAGATAAAAAGTTAAGGGAACTTTCAAGGGGAGAGCTTGAAAAAACCCTACTTGGCTTAGGCTTATCAAGAAAAGCCAAAATATATCTATTAGATGAACCATTAGGAGGCATGGACCCTTCTACAAGAGATAAAATTATTACAACTCTTCTAAGAAGTTATAGAGAAGATAGCCTTATGATAATTTCTACCCATCTTATTGGAGAAATAGAAAATATTGCGGATAGAACCATCTTTATCTCCAATGGAGAGATTATTTTGGATGAAAATACTGAAAATCTAAGAGAGAAAAATAGTAAGTCAATAAATGACCTATTTAAAGACATATTCTAA
- a CDS encoding GntR family transcriptional regulator, whose translation MEFDEKIPIYIQIIDLIKKEIVKGKIKRGDKLPSVRDLAEELKVNPNTVQKAYQELEREGIIYTLRGTGSFVVEDENKILGLREAMAKEILERFVKEMKDLNFSKEEMFKLLTSFLEEEKNGNS comes from the coding sequence ATAGAATTTGATGAAAAAATTCCCATTTATATACAAATTATTGACCTTATAAAGAAGGAGATAGTTAAAGGAAAAATAAAAAGGGGAGATAAATTGCCTTCTGTTAGAGATTTGGCGGAAGAGTTAAAGGTAAATCCTAATACTGTGCAAAAAGCCTATCAGGAGTTGGAAAGGGAAGGCATTATCTATACCTTGAGAGGTACAGGCTCTTTTGTTGTTGAAGATGAAAATAAGATTTTGGGACTTAGAGAGGCAATGGCAAAAGAGATTTTAGAAAGATTTGTAAAAGAGATGAAGGACCTTAATTTTTCAAAGGAGGAGATGTTTAAGTTGTTAACTTCCTTTTTAGAGGAGGAGAAAAATGGCAATTCTTGA
- a CDS encoding ABC transporter ATP-binding protein: MIRVENVYKYYLMGKEKFYALRNINLKIKRGEFVAIIGPSGSGKSTLLNIIGGLDCPSEGKVFVENQDIFKFNDKKISEYRLNKIGFVFQFFYLEPNYTVYENVVIPLIFSRKNSREKRVKEILEKVGLSQKIKNRAVELSGGERQRVAIARAIINDPNILLCDEPTGNLDSKTGLSIIQLLKELNKEGKTVVMVTHNLEYIPFANRVITLRDGEIKEEIRNENN, encoded by the coding sequence ATGATTAGGGTGGAGAATGTATACAAGTACTACTTAATGGGCAAAGAAAAGTTCTATGCCCTAAGGAATATTAATTTAAAGATTAAAAGAGGAGAATTTGTTGCCATAATTGGTCCATCGGGTTCAGGAAAATCAACCCTTTTAAACATTATTGGAGGATTGGATTGTCCATCAGAAGGGAAGGTTTTTGTGGAAAATCAAGATATTTTTAAGTTTAATGATAAGAAGATTTCAGAGTATAGGCTAAATAAAATAGGTTTTGTTTTTCAGTTTTTCTATTTAGAACCAAATTACACTGTTTATGAGAATGTGGTGATCCCTTTGATTTTTTCCAGGAAGAATAGTAGGGAGAAAAGGGTTAAGGAGATTTTAGAAAAGGTAGGATTATCTCAAAAAATAAAAAATAGAGCCGTAGAGCTTTCAGGAGGAGAAAGGCAAAGAGTTGCAATTGCAAGAGCAATTATAAATGATCCTAATATTCTTCTTTGTGATGAACCAACTGGAAACTTAGACTCAAAAACAGGTCTTTCTATTATTCAGCTTTTAAAAGAGTTGAATAAAGAGGGGAAAACTGTTGTTATGGTGACCCACAATTTAGAATATATTCCTTTTGCAAATAGAGTAATAACTTTAAGAGATGGAGAGATAAAGGAGGAGATAAGAAATGAAAATAATTGA
- a CDS encoding FAD-binding oxidoreductase yields the protein MFKKVDERIIDELINICGDNDVLINYEDLERYAQDESGKFYAHLPEVVVRPESTEEISRILKLANENIIPVTPRGAGSGLAGGAIPLYGGILISLEKMNQILEIDKINLTATSEPGVVTNDLCRKVAEEGLFYPGYPMSVETSFLGGNVATNAGGSKVIKYGNTGHHILGLEVVLPSGEIINVGGKRRKDSSGYNLLNLFVGSEGTLGIFTKIIVNLIPLPPYTVDLLVPFPTVESAIYTVPKIISESKVLPCAIEFLDQGSYYLASIYTKEKWEYQDRAEAYLIIQFDGNNKNQLEEAYIRAGEACLKEGALEVFVAENPFASEKLWRIRRNYLEAIKAVDPYVVLGDAVVPTSLIPEMLKRIREIGKKYKVEIYNVAHAGDGNIHSAPIKPKDISPEEWQPLQEKILDEISIVAQELGGAVSGEHGIGFVKKKALHLSKKKEILLMKELKKVFDPNGIMNPGKIF from the coding sequence ATGTTTAAAAAGGTAGATGAGAGAATTATTGATGAACTTATAAATATCTGTGGAGATAATGATGTTTTAATAAATTATGAAGACTTGGAAAGATATGCTCAGGATGAGTCAGGAAAGTTTTATGCTCATCTTCCTGAGGTAGTAGTGAGACCCGAATCTACCGAAGAAATTTCAAGAATATTAAAGCTTGCCAACGAAAATATTATTCCTGTAACTCCAAGGGGAGCAGGAAGCGGTTTGGCTGGTGGTGCAATACCTCTATATGGTGGAATTTTAATATCTCTTGAAAAGATGAATCAAATATTAGAGATAGATAAAATAAATCTCACCGCTACTTCTGAGCCAGGAGTGGTGACCAATGACCTCTGCAGAAAAGTAGCAGAAGAAGGATTATTTTATCCTGGATATCCTATGAGTGTAGAAACAAGCTTTTTAGGAGGAAATGTTGCTACGAATGCTGGAGGAAGTAAAGTAATAAAATATGGGAATACAGGGCATCATATACTTGGGCTCGAGGTGGTTCTTCCATCAGGAGAAATAATAAATGTTGGAGGAAAAAGAAGAAAAGATTCCAGTGGGTATAATCTTTTGAATTTATTTGTAGGTTCTGAAGGAACTCTTGGAATTTTCACTAAAATTATTGTTAACCTTATTCCTCTTCCTCCATATACTGTGGACCTTCTTGTTCCATTCCCTACTGTAGAATCCGCTATTTATACAGTTCCCAAAATTATATCAGAAAGTAAAGTCCTACCATGCGCTATAGAATTTTTAGACCAAGGATCTTACTATCTTGCAAGTATATATACAAAGGAGAAATGGGAATATCAAGATAGAGCAGAAGCTTATCTTATTATCCAATTTGATGGAAATAACAAAAATCAGTTAGAAGAAGCATACATAAGAGCGGGAGAAGCATGTTTAAAAGAAGGAGCATTGGAGGTTTTTGTGGCAGAAAATCCTTTTGCTAGTGAGAAACTTTGGAGAATTAGAAGAAATTATTTAGAGGCAATAAAAGCAGTAGATCCATATGTGGTCTTGGGAGACGCTGTAGTTCCTACATCTCTTATTCCTGAAATGCTAAAAAGAATAAGAGAAATAGGAAAGAAATATAAGGTGGAAATATATAATGTGGCTCATGCAGGAGATGGAAACATTCACTCCGCTCCCATAAAACCAAAGGATATATCCCCTGAAGAATGGCAACCTCTTCAGGAAAAAATTTTAGATGAAATATCTATTGTAGCTCAAGAATTAGGAGGAGCAGTTAGCGGAGAACATGGAATTGGTTTTGTAAAGAAGAAAGCCTTACATCTTTCAAAGAAAAAAGAAATTTTACTAATGAAAGAATTAAAGAAAGTATTTGATCCAAACGGAATAATGAATCCTGGAAAAATTTTTTAA
- a CDS encoding electron transfer flavoprotein subunit alpha has translation MRDIFIISEVREDKIHPVTYELLAWGRDLADKLKGTLSALVLGNNLEDQLNEIIFHGADKVEFFKNKELEIFNVENYAKVLIPFIKKRNPETILASATTQGRTLMPYLAGKLKTGLTADCTHLDIEEGTGLLLQTRPAIGGNVLATIKTPEHKPQMATVRPKGKKPLPRDEKRKGEITIHNINDEFSPRAKRIDFKKREEEISLSEAEIIISGGKGLKNPQNFSLLFDIAHLLGGTVGASRSVVDMGWIEYSHQVGLSGKTVNPKVYIAVGISGAVQHLAGMINSENIIAINKDPDAPIFQVSDLGIVGDALEILPILKKKLEERKGNV, from the coding sequence ATGAGAGATATATTTATAATCTCAGAAGTGAGAGAAGATAAAATTCATCCTGTAACCTACGAGTTGTTGGCTTGGGGAAGAGATCTTGCAGACAAATTAAAGGGTACTCTTTCCGCTTTAGTTTTAGGAAACAATTTGGAGGATCAATTAAACGAAATAATCTTCCATGGTGCAGATAAAGTGGAATTTTTTAAAAACAAAGAATTGGAAATTTTCAATGTAGAGAATTATGCCAAAGTTCTAATTCCTTTTATAAAAAAGAGAAATCCTGAAACTATTTTAGCAAGTGCTACCACTCAGGGAAGAACCCTAATGCCTTATCTTGCAGGAAAATTAAAAACAGGACTTACTGCGGACTGCACCCATTTAGATATAGAGGAAGGTACAGGACTTCTTCTCCAGACAAGACCTGCTATTGGGGGAAATGTTCTTGCCACTATAAAAACTCCAGAACATAAACCTCAAATGGCAACTGTTAGACCTAAAGGAAAAAAGCCTCTTCCAAGGGATGAAAAAAGAAAAGGAGAGATAACTATCCATAATATCAATGATGAATTTTCGCCAAGAGCTAAGAGAATAGATTTCAAAAAAAGGGAAGAGGAGATTTCTCTAAGTGAGGCTGAAATTATTATTTCTGGAGGAAAGGGGTTAAAAAATCCTCAAAATTTTTCTCTTCTATTTGACATTGCTCATCTTTTGGGGGGGACGGTAGGTGCTTCCCGCTCAGTAGTAGATATGGGATGGATAGAATATTCTCATCAGGTAGGATTAAGTGGAAAAACAGTAAATCCTAAAGTTTATATCGCAGTAGGAATATCAGGAGCTGTCCAGCATCTTGCAGGAATGATAAATTCTGAGAATATCATTGCCATAAATAAAGATCCTGATGCTCCCATATTTCAAGTATCAGATTTAGGAATTGTAGGGGATGCCTTGGAAATTCTCCCCATTTTAAAGAAAAAATTAGAGGAGAGGAAAGGGAATGTTTAA
- a CDS encoding electron transfer flavoprotein subunit beta: MRIAVLVKQVPATDKVKMDEETGTMKREEVEAVINPLDLYAIEASLQVKEKVKEETEIVVVSMGPPKAKEAIKEAISMGCDKGYLLSDKAFAGADTWATSYTLSSFIKKLGNFSIIFTGERATDGETGQVGPSLAAQLDLPVLTYVSKIIEIGKDYIIVEREIEEGKELVLSSLPCVISVIKAISEPRLPTLAGKIKARETDIPIISLKDLELSEKEVGLLGSPTRVVKIFYPKLSRQGIKIKEKDPEKAVDIIIKFLEERGIL; the protein is encoded by the coding sequence GTGAGGATTGCAGTTCTTGTTAAACAGGTTCCGGCAACAGATAAAGTAAAAATGGATGAAGAAACAGGAACTATGAAAAGGGAAGAGGTAGAGGCAGTTATAAACCCTTTAGATTTATATGCCATAGAAGCAAGCTTGCAGGTTAAAGAAAAAGTAAAAGAAGAGACAGAAATTGTAGTTGTTTCCATGGGACCTCCAAAGGCAAAAGAAGCAATAAAAGAGGCAATTTCTATGGGATGTGATAAAGGATACCTTCTCTCAGATAAAGCTTTTGCAGGCGCAGATACTTGGGCAACATCTTATACTCTTTCAAGTTTTATAAAAAAATTGGGAAATTTTTCTATCATCTTTACAGGTGAAAGGGCAACTGATGGAGAAACAGGACAGGTAGGACCAAGCCTTGCCGCTCAATTAGATCTTCCAGTATTAACCTATGTAAGCAAAATTATTGAAATAGGAAAGGATTATATTATTGTAGAGAGAGAAATAGAAGAAGGAAAGGAATTGGTCTTATCTTCATTGCCCTGCGTAATCTCAGTGATAAAAGCAATCTCAGAGCCAAGACTTCCCACATTGGCTGGTAAAATAAAAGCAAGAGAAACAGATATTCCAATAATAAGCCTTAAAGATTTAGAACTTTCAGAAAAAGAAGTGGGACTTTTAGGATCTCCTACAAGGGTAGTGAAAATATTCTATCCAAAGCTTTCAAGGCAAGGGATAAAGATTAAAGAAAAGGACCCTGAAAAGGCTGTAGATATTATTATAAAATTCTTGGAAGAGAGAGGGATTTTATGA